The following are encoded together in the Flavobacterium sp. TR2 genome:
- a CDS encoding ATP-dependent DNA helicase RecQ, with amino-acid sequence MLGAQDILLKYWKHDSFRPLQKEIIDSVLDGQDTFAVLPTGGGKSICFQVPAMMREGICLVISPLIALMKDQVMNLQKRDIKAIALTGGIHTEELIDLLDNCQYGNYKFLYLSPERLQSDWILERIKNLPINLIAIDEAHCVSQWGHDFRPAYLKIAELKKYFPKIPFLALTATATPRVIEDIRTQLELKNPNHFQQSFERKNIAYMVFEVEDKLYRTEQILKKNPQPSIIYVRNRKACLNMSSQLQSLGFTATYYHGGLSSKEKDKNMQLWMSEQAQVIVATNAFGMGIDKDNVKTVIHTQLPENLENYYQESGRAGRNGAKAFSVLLYNNSDSIQTEQQFLNILPDKKFLKTMYIKLCNYFQIAYGEGLDESFSFKLNHFCNKYEFPTLKTYNALQFLNQQGIITMSQEFSEKISIQFLIESKEVIRYMSLNPSDEEIILAILRTYPGVYDVKSNLNLGLIAKKSNRSEEQVIAVLEKLKEKEIIEYKSKNNDATVLFNEVREDDLTINRVSKYLEKQNEVKKEQLLSVLHYIKDTKTCKNRLVLNYFGEETTENCGICSYCITQKGKITEADSIADKILSLLRTASLTSREIENQIKMDAKDILSVLQELLENNHIIIQANNKYTLKS; translated from the coding sequence ATGCTTGGAGCGCAGGATATTCTTCTAAAATACTGGAAACACGACAGTTTTAGACCGCTGCAAAAAGAAATTATAGATTCTGTTCTTGATGGACAGGACACTTTTGCCGTACTTCCGACTGGTGGCGGAAAATCTATTTGTTTTCAGGTTCCTGCCATGATGCGGGAAGGCATCTGCCTAGTTATTTCACCACTGATTGCTTTAATGAAGGATCAAGTGATGAATCTGCAGAAAAGAGATATTAAGGCGATTGCTCTTACTGGCGGCATCCATACTGAGGAATTGATTGACCTTCTTGACAATTGCCAATACGGGAATTACAAATTCTTATATCTTTCTCCCGAAAGACTGCAATCGGACTGGATTCTGGAGCGCATTAAAAACTTGCCCATCAATTTAATTGCTATTGATGAGGCGCATTGCGTTTCGCAGTGGGGACATGATTTTAGACCTGCCTATCTTAAAATTGCAGAACTAAAAAAATACTTTCCTAAAATTCCGTTTTTGGCTTTAACAGCAACGGCTACTCCGAGAGTTATTGAAGATATCAGAACGCAATTAGAATTAAAAAATCCAAATCACTTTCAGCAGTCGTTTGAGCGAAAAAATATCGCTTACATGGTTTTTGAAGTCGAAGATAAATTGTACCGCACCGAACAGATTCTCAAGAAAAATCCGCAGCCGTCTATTATATATGTGCGAAATCGCAAGGCGTGCTTGAATATGTCTTCGCAATTGCAGTCGCTTGGTTTTACGGCAACGTATTATCACGGGGGACTTTCGTCAAAAGAAAAAGACAAAAATATGCAGTTGTGGATGTCAGAGCAGGCGCAAGTTATAGTGGCTACAAATGCTTTCGGAATGGGAATTGACAAAGACAACGTTAAAACCGTAATTCACACGCAGCTTCCAGAAAATCTAGAAAATTACTATCAGGAATCAGGACGCGCAGGACGAAATGGCGCTAAAGCTTTTTCGGTTCTTTTGTATAATAATTCAGATTCTATACAGACTGAGCAGCAGTTTTTAAACATTCTTCCAGACAAAAAGTTTCTGAAAACGATGTACATTAAACTCTGCAATTACTTTCAGATTGCTTACGGAGAAGGTTTAGACGAATCTTTTTCATTCAAACTGAATCATTTCTGCAACAAATACGAGTTCCCTACTCTTAAAACGTACAACGCTTTACAGTTTTTGAATCAGCAGGGAATTATCACGATGTCCCAAGAATTCTCAGAGAAAATCAGCATTCAGTTTTTAATTGAATCTAAAGAAGTGATTCGATACATGAGCTTGAACCCAAGCGACGAAGAAATTATTCTGGCGATTTTAAGAACTTATCCCGGCGTTTATGATGTAAAATCTAATTTGAATCTGGGATTAATTGCGAAAAAATCAAACCGATCTGAAGAGCAGGTCATTGCTGTTTTGGAAAAACTAAAAGAAAAAGAAATCATTGAATATAAGTCTAAAAATAATGATGCCACTGTACTATTTAATGAAGTTCGAGAAGACGACCTGACAATAAATAGAGTCTCAAAATATTTAGAAAAGCAAAATGAAGTTAAAAAAGAACAGCTTTTATCTGTTCTTCATTATATAAAGGACACCAAAACCTGCAAAAACAGATTGGTTTTGAATTATTTTGGAGAAGAAACAACAGAAAACTGCGGCATTTGTTCTTACTGCATTACGCAAAAAGGAAAAATTACCGAAGCCGATTCTATTGCAGACAAGATCCTTTCTTTACTCAGAACAGCTTCGTTGACTTCGAGAGAAATTGAAAACCAGATAAAAATGGACGCCAAAGACATTTTATCGGTTCTTCAAGAATTGCTCGAAAACAATCACATCATCATACAAGCGAATAATAAATACACTTTAAAATCATAA
- a CDS encoding HU family DNA-binding protein produces MNKSELIDAIAADAGITKAAAKLALESFLGNVGTTLKKGGRVSLVGFGSWSVSSRAARDGRNPQTGKTIKIAAKNVVKFKAGAELEGAVN; encoded by the coding sequence ATGAACAAATCAGAATTAATCGATGCTATCGCTGCTGATGCAGGAATTACAAAAGCTGCGGCGAAATTAGCTTTAGAGTCTTTTTTAGGTAATGTAGGAACTACTTTGAAAAAAGGAGGAAGAGTTTCATTAGTAGGTTTCGGATCATGGTCAGTATCTTCAAGAGCTGCTAGAGACGGTAGAAACCCTCAAACAGGAAAAACTATCAAAATCGCAGCTAAGAACGTTGTAAAATTTAAAGCTGGTGCTGAATTAGAAGGTGCAGTGAACTAA
- a CDS encoding ACT domain-containing protein: MEGETNLNTILENLNPVLNDGKYVFTKVDSIDHIPFSKILFLFKEKEGITVVLEKRFAEELNLSFSYVASWITLEVHSSLAAVGLTAAFSQALGNANISCNVVAAYLHDHIFVDESDALRAMDVLLKLKQDSKNSL; encoded by the coding sequence ATGGAAGGCGAAACAAATTTGAATACTATTTTAGAGAATCTTAATCCTGTTTTGAATGACGGAAAATATGTTTTCACAAAAGTGGATTCTATAGATCACATTCCTTTTTCAAAAATTTTGTTTTTATTTAAAGAAAAGGAAGGAATTACTGTAGTATTAGAAAAGCGTTTCGCAGAAGAGCTTAATCTTAGTTTTTCCTACGTTGCTTCTTGGATAACCTTAGAAGTTCATTCTTCTTTGGCCGCGGTAGGTTTGACTGCTGCTTTTTCTCAGGCTTTGGGCAATGCTAATATTAGCTGCAATGTCGTTGCCGCCTATTTACACGACCATATATTTGTCGATGAAAGCGATGCTCTAAGGGCAATGGATGTACTGTTGAAGTTAAAACAAGACAGCAAAAATTCTTTGTAA
- a CDS encoding RNA polymerase sigma factor produces MDNKKFIISLKKGNEAAFKEVYFSYYDKLINIAKRFNSSVFAPEDFVQETFIRLYNKRELLNEEVLFDKQLFVICKNIIINHVNRENKIVQLDPSQVEMLDEDTDSGIFEERQEKLQNFINQLPEQQQKIFTLHKLENLSYKEIAELTDLSEKTIANHIYLASKFIRKKIENH; encoded by the coding sequence ATGGACAATAAAAAATTTATTATAAGTTTAAAAAAAGGTAATGAAGCGGCTTTTAAGGAAGTTTACTTCAGCTATTATGACAAACTGATAAATATTGCCAAGCGATTCAATTCTTCTGTATTTGCTCCCGAAGATTTTGTACAGGAAACTTTCATAAGACTTTACAATAAAAGAGAACTGCTTAACGAGGAGGTTTTGTTCGACAAACAGCTGTTTGTTATCTGCAAGAACATTATCATCAATCATGTTAACAGAGAAAACAAAATAGTACAGCTTGATCCTTCTCAAGTTGAAATGTTGGATGAGGACACTGACTCAGGAATTTTTGAAGAAAGACAAGAAAAACTTCAAAATTTCATTAATCAGCTTCCAGAACAGCAGCAAAAAATATTTACTTTACACAAACTGGAAAACCTTAGCTATAAGGAGATTGCAGAATTAACGGATCTTTCTGAAAAGACCATTGCCAATCATATTTATCTCGCCAGTAAATTTATTCGAAAAAAAATCGAAAACCATTAG
- a CDS encoding YqgE/AlgH family protein translates to MISEKLKKGHLLIAEPSIIGDLSFNRSVILLADHNKEGSIGFIINKPLKYTINDLIPEIDANFKIYNGGPVEQDNLYFIHNIPDLIPNSVEISNGIYWGGDFESTKDLINNGSISKNNIRFFLGYTGWEENQLENEMQGNSWIIADNNYKNKIIGKSTTHFWKEQIIELGGDYLIWSNAPENPYLN, encoded by the coding sequence ATGATTTCAGAAAAATTAAAAAAAGGACACCTGCTTATTGCCGAGCCTTCAATAATTGGAGATTTATCTTTTAACAGATCGGTAATTTTATTAGCAGACCATAACAAAGAAGGATCAATAGGTTTTATAATTAACAAGCCATTAAAATATACTATTAATGACTTGATTCCCGAGATTGATGCTAACTTTAAGATATATAACGGCGGCCCTGTAGAACAAGACAACCTTTATTTTATTCACAATATTCCAGATTTAATCCCAAATAGTGTTGAGATTTCAAATGGAATTTATTGGGGAGGCGATTTTGAGTCCACTAAGGATCTAATAAACAACGGATCTATAAGCAAAAACAATATTCGTTTTTTCTTAGGGTATACCGGTTGGGAAGAAAATCAGCTTGAGAATGAGATGCAAGGAAACTCTTGGATTATTGCTGATAATAATTACAAAAATAAAATTATCGGCAAATCTACTACTCACTTTTGGAAAGAGCAGATTATAGAGCTTGGCGGCGATTATCTTATTTGGTCTAATGCACCCGAAAATCCATATCTGAATTAA
- a CDS encoding START-like domain-containing protein yields MDSKIRYEIEFPINSSPQLLYQYISTPSGLQEWFADNVNSRGEFFTFIWNDSQERARLASKKSGEKVKFKWVDDSSKDTEYFFELHILVDELTKDVSLMVVDFADKEEIGEAKQLWENQISDLKHLIGSV; encoded by the coding sequence ATGGATTCAAAAATACGTTACGAAATCGAGTTTCCGATTAATTCTTCGCCACAATTATTGTATCAATATATATCAACGCCGTCAGGTTTACAAGAATGGTTTGCTGACAACGTTAATTCAAGAGGTGAATTTTTTACTTTTATCTGGAATGATTCGCAGGAAAGAGCACGTTTGGCTTCAAAAAAATCAGGAGAAAAAGTAAAGTTCAAATGGGTTGATGACAGCAGTAAGGATACTGAGTATTTTTTCGAACTCCATATTTTAGTTGATGAATTGACTAAAGATGTATCGCTTATGGTGGTAGATTTTGCTGATAAAGAAGAAATTGGCGAAGCTAAACAATTATGGGAGAACCAAATCTCAGATCTAAAACATCTTATCGGATCTGTTTAG
- a CDS encoding cation:proton antiporter translates to MFLSIHHITLPIEDPLLKFLIEIVIILCIPLLLNKIKVPHLLGLIIAGAVVGPNGFGVLSRDSSVVVTGTTGLLYIMFLAGLEIDMADFKKNKWKSITFSLYTFAVPFVLGLVGGYYILGFSLLTSVLFASLFSSHTLIVYPMISSLGIAKNLAVNVTVGGTMITDVLSLLVLAVVVGMSQGEVGTAFWLKLSISMVLFALIVLLVFPIIARWFFKKVEDKISQYLFVIVMIYLAALLAELAGIESIIGAFFAGLALNRLIPHTSSLMNRVEFVGNAIFIPFFLISVGMLIDFSAFIQSWETLWVALIMMIASIGGKYFAAILTQKTFKLTNDEGKLIFGMSSASAAATLASVMVGYNIIIGENDAGEPIRLLNDHVLNGSILLILVSCTVSSFVSMASAQRIADVDKDNKVSGNSEEKENILLALNHEDTVEKMVNLGLMVKTSTNTDRIFAVNVINEEENESSVKNAEKILEAAVKAASAADVKLNPITRHDNDTASGISNVIKEKEITDLIVGLQGRKGFSASFVYNLYNGYLRNKNINLMVYHAVQPVSTIKKYAVLIPENAEMDAGFFHSMLRIWNIGRNSGAKMSFYGKDKTMQILNRIVKKASIEATFNTIGSWQEAQEIAFDLGEDVGLILMMADKGMHSYVPRMQDVPDLLNNRVSNKNYILIYPFTKTEVNTTEKRAVSSHDDFVEIGKVIRNIFK, encoded by the coding sequence ATGTTTTTGAGTATACATCATATAACTCTCCCGATAGAAGACCCGCTTTTAAAATTTCTTATCGAAATTGTCATCATATTGTGCATTCCTCTTTTGTTGAATAAAATTAAAGTGCCGCATTTGTTAGGGCTTATCATTGCAGGAGCTGTTGTTGGCCCTAACGGTTTTGGAGTGCTTTCAAGAGACAGCAGTGTTGTGGTCACTGGCACAACAGGATTGCTGTATATTATGTTTTTGGCTGGATTGGAAATTGATATGGCCGATTTCAAAAAAAATAAGTGGAAGAGCATCACCTTTTCTCTTTATACTTTTGCTGTCCCTTTTGTTTTGGGGCTTGTTGGCGGTTACTATATTTTAGGTTTTTCGTTATTGACTTCGGTGCTTTTTGCCAGTCTGTTTTCGTCGCATACTTTAATTGTATATCCCATGATCAGCAGTCTGGGAATTGCTAAAAATCTTGCGGTAAATGTAACCGTGGGCGGAACCATGATTACAGATGTTCTTTCTCTTCTTGTTTTGGCTGTTGTAGTCGGAATGTCGCAGGGGGAAGTGGGAACAGCATTTTGGCTGAAGTTATCCATTTCGATGGTTCTTTTTGCTTTAATTGTCCTGCTGGTTTTTCCAATAATTGCCCGCTGGTTTTTTAAGAAAGTAGAAGATAAAATTTCGCAGTATCTTTTTGTTATTGTTATGATTTACCTCGCTGCGCTTCTGGCAGAACTTGCAGGAATAGAATCTATTATCGGAGCATTTTTTGCTGGATTGGCATTAAACCGATTAATTCCGCATACCTCATCGCTAATGAATAGGGTAGAGTTTGTGGGGAATGCCATTTTTATTCCTTTTTTCTTAATAAGCGTTGGAATGCTTATTGATTTTAGCGCTTTTATACAAAGTTGGGAAACCTTGTGGGTGGCTTTAATTATGATGATTGCCTCAATTGGAGGAAAATATTTTGCAGCAATCTTAACTCAGAAAACATTTAAACTTACCAATGATGAAGGCAAACTGATTTTCGGAATGAGTTCGGCTTCTGCAGCAGCCACTTTGGCCTCTGTTATGGTTGGATACAATATCATTATTGGAGAAAATGATGCAGGCGAACCCATAAGGCTTTTGAACGACCATGTTTTAAATGGCAGCATACTTCTGATACTGGTTTCATGTACTGTTTCTTCATTCGTTTCTATGGCGAGCGCCCAGCGAATAGCAGATGTAGACAAAGACAATAAGGTATCGGGGAATAGTGAAGAAAAAGAAAATATTCTTTTGGCGCTTAACCATGAAGATACCGTAGAAAAAATGGTAAATCTGGGGCTTATGGTAAAAACATCGACCAATACAGATCGTATTTTTGCTGTAAATGTTATTAATGAAGAAGAAAATGAATCGTCGGTAAAAAATGCAGAAAAAATTCTGGAAGCAGCTGTTAAAGCAGCTTCCGCGGCAGATGTCAAACTGAATCCGATTACGCGCCATGATAATGATACAGCCAGCGGAATCAGTAATGTTATTAAAGAAAAAGAAATTACCGACCTCATTGTAGGATTGCAGGGCAGAAAAGGCTTTTCGGCTTCTTTTGTGTACAATTTGTACAACGGCTACCTTCGAAATAAAAACATAAATCTGATGGTTTATCATGCAGTCCAGCCTGTATCGACAATCAAAAAATATGCTGTGCTCATACCTGAAAATGCAGAAATGGATGCTGGTTTTTTTCATTCGATGTTAAGAATCTGGAACATAGGGCGCAATTCGGGTGCAAAAATGAGTTTCTACGGAAAAGACAAAACCATGCAGATTTTGAATAGAATTGTAAAGAAAGCATCAATAGAAGCTACATTCAACACAATTGGTTCTTGGCAGGAAGCCCAAGAAATTGCTTTTGATTTAGGAGAAGACGTCGGATTAATACTTATGATGGCTGATAAAGGAATGCATTCCTATGTTCCGCGTATGCAGGATGTGCCAGATCTTCTTAATAACAGAGTGAGCAATAAAAACTATATTCTCATTTATCCTTTTACCAAAACAGAAGTAAACACTACAGAGAAAAGAGCCGTCAGCAGTCACGACGATTTTGTAGAGATTGGTAAAGTCATTCGAAATATTTTTAAATAA
- a CDS encoding ATP-binding protein — protein sequence MQKEIIVLLGGPGTGKSTLINELVARGFCCYPEISRQVTMKAQQEGIEQLFLEQPLLFSEMLLEGRIEQYKNALEEPDNVVFIDRGIPDVVAYMDYIGDEYPESFIKACEDYKYSKTFILPPWEEIYQSDAERYENFDQAVKIQNHLVETYKKYGYELIEVPKDTVENRILYILDKI from the coding sequence GTGCAAAAAGAAATTATAGTCTTGCTTGGCGGACCTGGTACTGGAAAATCAACACTTATTAACGAATTGGTAGCTCGTGGCTTTTGCTGCTACCCTGAAATCTCTAGACAGGTTACCATGAAAGCGCAGCAGGAAGGCATTGAACAGTTGTTTCTGGAACAGCCGCTTTTGTTTAGCGAAATGTTATTGGAAGGTCGTATTGAACAATACAAAAATGCTCTTGAAGAACCTGATAATGTGGTTTTTATTGATCGCGGAATTCCAGATGTTGTAGCCTATATGGATTACATTGGCGATGAATATCCGGAAAGTTTTATTAAGGCTTGCGAAGACTATAAATATTCTAAAACTTTTATTCTGCCGCCATGGGAAGAAATTTACCAAAGCGATGCAGAGCGTTACGAAAATTTCGATCAAGCAGTTAAAATTCAAAACCATCTTGTGGAAACCTATAAAAAATATGGTTACGAACTGATTGAGGTTCCAAAAGATACGGTTGAAAACAGAATTCTTTATATCTTAGACAAAATTTAG
- a CDS encoding aminotransferase class IV: MINFNGNIAQEDTILTQNRAFLYGDGIFETVKIINGKILFLEDHYFRLMASMRVVRMMIPMNFTMEYFEDQILALVNEQGIANSARARITVFRNDGGLYLPKTNDISFLIKATPLENTFYSINSNEYEVDLYKDFYVTKQLLSSLKTTNKMINITGSIYAHENDLANCILLNDSKNVVEALQGNIFMVTGKKLITPPVSEGALNGIMRKQILALAKKVDGIEVLEEVISPFDLQKADEIFLTNVIMGIQPITKYRKKEFTANLAHLLVQKLNESISEN, from the coding sequence ATGATTAATTTTAACGGAAACATAGCGCAAGAAGATACTATTTTAACTCAAAACCGCGCTTTTTTATACGGAGACGGTATCTTTGAAACAGTAAAAATTATTAACGGAAAAATCTTGTTTCTTGAGGATCATTATTTTCGGCTAATGGCTTCTATGCGAGTAGTGAGAATGATGATTCCGATGAATTTTACAATGGAATATTTTGAAGATCAGATTCTTGCTTTGGTAAACGAACAAGGAATTGCCAATTCTGCACGAGCAAGGATTACCGTTTTTAGAAATGATGGCGGACTCTATCTTCCAAAAACAAACGATATCTCATTCTTAATCAAAGCAACTCCGCTTGAAAATACATTCTACAGCATAAATTCAAACGAATACGAAGTAGATTTGTATAAAGACTTCTATGTTACAAAACAATTATTATCGTCTCTTAAAACGACTAATAAGATGATCAATATTACAGGAAGCATTTATGCGCATGAAAATGACCTTGCCAACTGTATTTTGCTGAATGACAGTAAAAATGTTGTAGAAGCGCTTCAGGGCAATATTTTTATGGTAACAGGCAAAAAGCTTATTACACCTCCAGTTTCAGAAGGTGCTTTAAACGGTATTATGCGTAAACAGATTTTAGCGCTGGCTAAAAAAGTAGACGGGATAGAAGTGTTAGAAGAAGTAATTTCGCCGTTTGACCTTCAAAAAGCAGACGAAATATTTCTAACTAACGTAATCATGGGAATACAGCCGATAACTAAATATCGAAAAAAGGAGTTTACAGCTAATCTGGCTCATTTACTAGTGCAGAAACTAAATGAATCCATTTCTGAAAATTAA
- the fmt gene encoding methionyl-tRNA formyltransferase: MEKLRIIFMGTPEFAVGILDTIIKNNYEVVGVITAADKPAGRGQKIKYSAVKEYALANNLTLLQPTNLKDENFLAELKALNANLQIVVAFRMLPKVVWEMPSLGTFNLHASLLPNYRGAAPINWAIINGETKTGVTTFFIDDKIDTGAMILNSAIDIEPEETAGQLHDRLMHLGSTTVIDTLKVIENGNVETTIQEDNDDIKTAYKLNKENCKIDWTKSGAEINNLIRGLSPYPASWCYLKDQNEELNIKIYEAKLISESHPYEIGRLISSKKEIKIAIKDGFIQLLSLQFPGKKRMLASEILNGVSFSDVAKVY, encoded by the coding sequence ATGGAGAAATTGAGAATTATATTTATGGGAACGCCAGAATTTGCGGTTGGCATTTTGGACACCATTATTAAAAATAACTATGAAGTTGTTGGCGTAATTACTGCTGCAGATAAACCAGCTGGACGCGGGCAAAAAATAAAATATTCGGCCGTAAAAGAATATGCGCTTGCCAACAATCTTACTTTATTGCAGCCTACCAATTTGAAAGACGAAAATTTCTTAGCCGAATTAAAGGCGCTAAATGCTAATTTACAAATTGTAGTTGCTTTTAGAATGCTTCCAAAAGTGGTTTGGGAAATGCCAAGTCTCGGAACTTTCAATCTTCATGCATCATTGCTTCCAAATTATCGCGGAGCAGCTCCTATTAACTGGGCAATTATCAACGGAGAAACCAAAACAGGCGTTACAACATTCTTCATTGATGATAAAATTGATACGGGTGCAATGATTTTAAATTCTGCAATTGACATTGAGCCAGAGGAAACTGCCGGACAATTGCACGATCGCTTGATGCACCTAGGAAGCACAACCGTAATTGACACTTTAAAGGTTATTGAAAATGGAAATGTTGAGACTACAATTCAGGAAGATAACGACGATATCAAAACGGCTTACAAACTAAATAAAGAAAACTGTAAAATTGACTGGACAAAATCTGGAGCAGAAATCAACAATTTAATTCGCGGCTTGAGCCCTTATCCTGCTTCTTGGTGTTATTTAAAAGACCAAAACGAAGAGCTTAATATTAAAATTTATGAGGCAAAACTAATCTCAGAATCACATCCTTATGAGATTGGAAGGCTAATTAGCAGTAAAAAAGAAATCAAGATTGCAATAAAAGATGGATTTATTCAGTTATTAAGTCTACAATTTCCAGGAAAAAAGAGAATGCTTGCCTCCGAAATATTAAATGGGGTAAGTTTTTCTGACGTTGCAAAAGTGTATTAA